In a single window of the Streptacidiphilus sp. P02-A3a genome:
- a CDS encoding acyl carrier protein, translating into MVSQNRSHTDPLAEPEAVVSELLNFLEEQTRSPWEPETDLYRDGGLSSLFAMQLVVHLEKSYDIAIRGADLRLDNFRTVRLMSALVCRLQQAQADGRDG; encoded by the coding sequence ATGGTGTCTCAGAACCGCTCGCACACCGACCCGCTGGCCGAGCCCGAGGCCGTGGTCTCGGAACTGCTCAACTTCCTTGAGGAGCAGACCCGTTCCCCCTGGGAGCCGGAGACCGACCTCTACCGGGACGGCGGCCTCTCCTCGCTGTTCGCCATGCAGCTGGTGGTGCACCTGGAGAAGTCCTACGACATCGCCATCCGTGGCGCCGACCTCAGGCTGGACAACTTCCGTACCGTGCGGCTGATGTCGGCCCTGGTCTGCCGACTCCAGCAGGCGCAGGCGGACGGCCGCGATGGGTGA
- a CDS encoding 3-hydroxyacyl-CoA dehydrogenase family protein yields MTTAPPPYDPANPLVVLGAGVMGVGITTLALGHGLPVHLVDVDPERLTRARDRIAEELRLAHLLGALPPDTAPGELTTGTGTDPAAGAAAVIEAITENAELKAKVLAEVSALVRPGTPLITNTSSIPVDELAGAVERPAELVGTHFMNPPYLIRTAEVIRGRRTGDPVMASVASLLAALRREAVVVRDAPGFVTSRILHPMINDAARVVEQGTATAEAVDTLMQGCLGHPTGPLRTADLIGLDNLVDSLWVLHERTGDEGCRPCELLLRLVREGRHGRKSGSGFYDYH; encoded by the coding sequence ATGACCACAGCACCGCCACCGTACGACCCAGCCAACCCGCTCGTCGTCCTCGGAGCCGGGGTGATGGGGGTCGGCATCACCACCCTCGCCCTCGGCCACGGCCTGCCGGTCCACCTGGTCGACGTCGACCCGGAGCGGCTGACCCGGGCCCGCGACCGGATCGCCGAGGAACTGCGGCTGGCCCACCTGCTCGGCGCCCTGCCGCCGGACACCGCCCCGGGCGAGCTGACCACCGGCACCGGCACCGACCCGGCCGCCGGAGCCGCGGCGGTGATCGAGGCGATCACCGAGAACGCGGAGCTCAAGGCCAAGGTCCTGGCCGAGGTCTCGGCACTGGTCCGGCCGGGGACGCCGCTGATCACCAACACCTCCTCGATCCCGGTGGACGAACTGGCCGGGGCGGTCGAGCGCCCGGCCGAGCTCGTCGGCACCCACTTCATGAACCCGCCGTACCTGATCAGAACGGCCGAGGTGATCCGCGGGCGCCGGACCGGCGACCCGGTGATGGCGTCGGTGGCCTCGCTGCTGGCGGCGCTGCGCCGGGAGGCGGTCGTGGTCCGCGACGCGCCGGGGTTCGTGACCAGCCGCATCCTGCACCCGATGATCAACGACGCGGCCCGGGTGGTGGAGCAGGGCACCGCCACCGCCGAGGCCGTGGACACGCTGATGCAGGGCTGCCTGGGACACCCCACAGGACCGCTGCGCACGGCCGACCTGATCGGCCTGGACAACCTGGTCGACTCGCTGTGGGTGCTGCACGAACGGACCGGCGACGAGGGCTGCCGCCCGTGCGAGCTGCTGCTGCGCCTGGTCCGCGAGGGCCGCCACGGCCGCAAGTCCGGCTCCGGCTTCTACGACTACCACTGA